In Planctomycetia bacterium, one DNA window encodes the following:
- a CDS encoding sulfite exporter TauE/SafE family protein, with product MTYAWLVLVGLLAGFSGGLLGIGGSTVMIPGMILLLGPAGQHLYQAAAMAVNFFVVGPAVLRHGAAGAVLRPITRWMAPSAVAGAIAGVFASEMQAFRGAGQGYLQIAFSAFLFYAIVYNLFRLGTRKRLPPMTPADAARVPRWKIVTLVGLPAGLAGGLLGVGGGLVAVPTQQVFLRVPLTNAIANSASTILWSSVVGTIVKHAHLHEHGYRLRDSLFLALCLIPSAIVGSWVAADKVHKWPVGILRGAFVILMLYCGSEVFWLGLEQVRRD from the coding sequence ATGACTTACGCGTGGCTTGTCCTGGTCGGTCTGCTCGCCGGTTTCTCCGGCGGACTCCTCGGAATCGGCGGATCGACCGTCATGATCCCCGGCATGATTCTCCTGCTTGGCCCTGCCGGGCAGCACCTCTACCAGGCCGCCGCCATGGCCGTGAACTTCTTCGTCGTCGGTCCGGCCGTCCTGCGACACGGCGCCGCCGGAGCCGTCCTGCGGCCGATCACCCGCTGGATGGCGCCGTCGGCCGTCGCCGGGGCGATCGCGGGCGTCTTCGCCAGCGAGATGCAAGCCTTTCGCGGCGCGGGCCAGGGCTACCTGCAAATCGCCTTCAGCGCGTTCTTATTCTATGCAATCGTCTATAACCTCTTCCGCCTCGGCACGCGCAAGCGCCTGCCGCCCATGACTCCGGCCGACGCCGCCCGCGTGCCGCGCTGGAAGATCGTCACGCTCGTCGGGCTGCCGGCGGGCCTGGCCGGCGGACTGCTCGGCGTCGGCGGCGGACTTGTGGCCGTGCCGACCCAGCAGGTCTTCCTCCGCGTGCCGCTGACAAACGCCATCGCCAACTCGGCCTCGACGATCCTCTGGTCCAGCGTCGTCGGCACGATCGTCAAACACGCCCACCTGCACGAGCACGGCTACCGCCTGCGCGACTCGCTCTTTCTCGCGCTTTGTCTGATTCCATCGGCCATCGTCGGCTCGTGGGTCGCCGCCGACAAGGTGCATAAATGGCCCGTCGGCATCCTCCGCGGGGCCTTTGTGATCCTGATGCTCTACTGCGGCTCGGAAGTCTTCTGGCTCGGGCTGGAGCAAGTGCGGCGGGACTGA
- the rnpA gene encoding ribonuclease P protein component — protein MTPRLRFPKTRRLSGSKAFDAVFAAKRSASNRLLVVYALENSLSYSRLGVSVSRRIGAAVRRNRIKRLIREAFRLERDQLPAGYDFVCVARASEKPLLADYRKALVTVAARAITSKASPRREKNTPEG, from the coding sequence ATGACCCCGCGCCTGCGATTCCCCAAAACACGACGTTTGTCTGGAAGTAAGGCCTTCGACGCCGTCTTCGCCGCGAAGCGATCCGCCTCCAATCGCCTGCTCGTCGTCTATGCCCTCGAAAATAGCCTTTCGTATTCTCGGCTCGGCGTCTCCGTCAGTCGCCGCATCGGCGCCGCCGTCCGCCGCAACCGCATCAAGCGTCTGATCCGCGAGGCCTTTCGACTCGAACGCGATCAGCTCCCCGCCGGGTACGACTTTGTCTGCGTTGCCCGCGCGTCCGAAAAACCGCTTCTGGCCGATTATCGGAAGGCTTTGGTCACCGTCGCCGCCCGCGCCATCACCAGCAAAGCATCGCCGAGGCGTGAGAAAAACACCCCGGAGGGTTGA